One part of the Glycine soja cultivar W05 chromosome 11, ASM419377v2, whole genome shotgun sequence genome encodes these proteins:
- the LOC114373286 gene encoding cysteine proteinase inhibitor 5-like → MKLECLVVLAFVLFASAVARKEIDPKGWIPIVKINDPALIEIAKFSVTAFNEWAGLTFKLQKLLKAEMQGQVVNGIYFRLIVAAGDDQSSSNNYQAIVWNLPWTENYMNLISFIPVHDAPPSYY, encoded by the coding sequence ATGAAATTGGAGTGCCTTGTTGTTTTGGCCTTTGTTCTCTTTGCTTCTGCAGTTGCTAGGAAGGAAATTGACCCCAAAGGTTGGATCCCCATCGTTAAAATCAACGATCCTGCCCTAATAGAGATCGCTAAATTTTCTGTGACAGCATTCAATGAGTGGGCTGGTTTGACTTTCAAGTTGCAGAAGCTGCTAAAAGCCGAAATGCAGGGACAAGTTGTAAATGGGATCTACTTTCGACTCATCGTCGCCGCCGGCGATGATCAGTCCTCCTCCAACAATTACCAAGCCATTGTCTGGAATTTGCCGTGGACGGAAAATTACATGAACCTTATTTCCTTTATCCCTGTTCATGATGCACCTCCTAGTTActattaa